One Paenibacillus sp. FSL W8-0186 genomic window carries:
- a CDS encoding PaaI family thioesterase yields the protein MNADTEDKDALQRNIERWNAMAQNTFWDYLGCEIAEIHEGKVIVTLDIQPHHLNLIGIVHGGVYATLVDSAMGLAAMLARPHDSVVTTNLSMNYVAKAEQGRIVVTAEIIHSSRKSISTQAYARLENGELCAFGSGTFRVINGTG from the coding sequence ATGAATGCAGATACAGAAGACAAGGACGCTTTGCAGCGTAATATTGAGAGATGGAATGCCATGGCTCAGAATACGTTTTGGGATTACTTGGGCTGCGAAATCGCGGAGATTCACGAAGGAAAAGTTATCGTGACGCTGGACATTCAGCCCCATCATTTGAACCTCATCGGCATCGTCCACGGCGGAGTATATGCCACGCTTGTCGATTCGGCGATGGGACTGGCCGCTATGCTTGCGCGTCCTCATGACAGCGTTGTGACAACCAATCTCAGCATGAACTATGTAGCGAAGGCCGAACAGGGACGCATCGTCGTTACCGCAGAAATCATACACAGTTCCCGCAAATCCATTTCGACCCAGGCTTATGCCCGGCTGGAAAACGGAGAGCTTTGCGCCTTTGGCAGCGGGACGTTTCGCGTCATTAACGGAACGGGGTAA